A single Cottoperca gobio chromosome 7, fCotGob3.1, whole genome shotgun sequence DNA region contains:
- the zhx3b gene encoding zinc fingers and homeoboxes protein 3 produces the protein MASKRKSTIPCMIPSKIIRPIDEVEQDSPVPLRQSRISGGGRHSPLDPGESSKLEAGDAVKDGAGTYTCKPCNFETHDLNLFLDHVYSGHLDFRADPSFFCVSCGVSAPKFEGLALHNARVHPSTLNTTLQLRKKDRRVVVEQTLLTGAETGKDSEISITKTPIMRMLKGKSESKRIVVSHPVSDEHSSDSISASRETERKEAAAVTVTHVPTIVHNGTTKVTLPSAIQIVNGSGALPMLKTPITQVVSMVQNRNFHQSTPITASSNISSASYSTSKNLPKVMIPLSSIPTYSASMDSSSFLKTSFSKFPYPTKAELCYLTVVTKFPEEQIKIWFTAQRLKQGISWSPEEIEEARRKMFNTIIQTAPSSSQQHSHHGTAQHTITVLPASLGATGIPHILQGSLVNQGGVIVTQPVMANGIQVSSAPVALAVTPKPQAAARPMMQARPAAALVADKGINMVVGMVGSSNTGSNISSNSSRSGRGGMSSIITSSQACVINLSLGSSSLSNAKVSSVNGKQSSANVNYNNKSNSNVTSFVKTKNIEFSKASNTSIVKSDNKVTTESSKTGSDRQKSKDSNGSSKQNDTTSTSTDDVDPVNSDSPTIKMEEASSPVSKCPSPSPGSRMPVNAFLDPSFYKGKKSQEQLNTLKDSFQVSQFPDQEEVDRLIALTGLTVREVRKWFSDRRYHFRNLKGSRSSTGGQSKSGTAAGAGGSANPVDLSDSSSNSGAKTPLHSSAPLSPSASQTPTSPTTPSRRLPRPPSPDFTAIRYKEREPHQLKALEASFGQDPDPAGEEVDRLRSETKMTRREIHGWFADRRKRMAAEKKKEEAEQAIRDEEEGMEVDGEERRKEDCSGELKVNPIKINLKMLKVTEANGKSEGEGLDSPLQSSSTPASSPGPTPSSTPKPPQSSTPTPKPSNSPKPIAMRGKKTADQLQLLKLVYARTQWPSATQYDELISSSGLPRPEVVRWFGDCRYVQKNGQLKWLEAYQTTALEEDLQKGNTQILQDHHDAHGSVEESQLQDLAQASGLTADLVRHWFSTKASLPLLEQTAAALETEPRPVVPDAAAEQRTTGSSPLEPQPGGGTEEKMEQSVCGVATETEEANTDETVNPTKGTD, from the exons ATGGCCAGCAAGAGGAAGTCTACTATTCCTTGTATGATACCCAGCAAGATCATACGGCCAATAGATGAGGTTGAACAGGACTCTCCAGTCCCTCTCCGTCAATCCAGGATTTCTGGAGGGGGCAGACATAGCCCACTGGACCCAGGAGAGTCTTCCAAACTAGAGGCGGGGGACGCTGTCAAAGATGGTGCTGGCACTTACACCTGTAAGCCTTGTAATTTTGAAACCCATGACCTTAACTTGTTCTTGGATCATGTGTACTCTGGGCACCTAGACTTCCGTGCGGACCCCAGCTTTTTTTGCGTGAGCTGCGGAGTTTCAGCACCCAAGTTTGAGGGGCTGGCCCTGCATAATGCCAGGGTTCACCCCAGCACATTGAACACGACTCTGCAGCTGAGGAAGAAAGACAGGAGAGTAGTGGTGGAGCAGACTCTGTTGACTGGGGCAGAGACGGGGAAGGATAGCGAGATCTCTATCACCAAAACCCCGATTATGAGGATGCTGAAGGGCAAATCGGAGTCTAAACGGATAGTGGTGTCTCACCCAGTCTCCGACGAACATTCCTCAGACTCTATCTCCGCGtccagagagactgagagaaaagaagctgctgcagtgacagTCACCCATGTTCCAACGATTGTCCACAATGGAACGACCAAGGTCACTCTGCCCTCAGCAATCCAGATAGTCAACGGCTCTGGAGCATTACCAATGCTCAAGACTCCCATCACACAG GTGGTCTCAATGGTTCAAAACAGAAACTTTCATCAATCCACACCAATCACAGCCTCCTCAAATATTTCCTCTGCTTCGTATTCGACCTCCAAAAATCTCCCCAAG GTGATGATTCCTCTGAGCAGCATCCCTACCTACAGTGCCTCCATGGACTCCTCTTCCTTCTTAAAGACCTCCTTCAGTAAGTTCCCATACCCCACAAAGGCGGAGCTCTGCTACCTGACTGTGGTCACAAAGTTCCCTGAAGAGCAGATCAAGATCTGGTTCACGGCCCAGAGACTCAAACAAGGCATCAGCTGGTCTCCTGAGGAGATCGAGGAGGCCAGGAGGAAGATGTTCAACACCATCATCCAGACTGCACCTTCCAGCTCGCAGCAGCATAGTCACCATGGCACAGCCCAACACACAATCACAGTTCTGCCTGCCTCGCTGGGGGCTACTGGGATCCCTCACATCCTGCAGGGCTCTCTCGTCAACCAAGGAGGGGTAATCGTCACGCAGCCTGTAATGGCAAACGGTATCCAGGTTAGCAGTGCTCCTGTGGCGCTGGCTGTCACACCGAAGCCCCAGGCAGCAGCCCGCCCCATGATGCAGGCTCGACCTGCTGCCGCCCTGGTGGCGGACAAGGGCATCAACATGGTGGTAGGGATGGTGGGCAGCAGTAACACTGGGAGCAACATCAGCAGCAATAGTAGTAGGAGTGGGAGAGGGGGCATGAGCAGTATTATTACTAGCAGTCAAGCTTGTGTCATCAACCTCAGTCTAGGAAGCAGTAGTCTTAGTAATGCTAAGGTTAGCAGTGTCAATGGTAAACAAAGCAGTGCTAATGTAAACTACAATAACAAGAGCAATAGTAATGTCACCAGCTTTGTAAAAACTAAGAACATTGAATTCAGCAAAGCCAGCAACACCAGCATTGTGAAGAGTGACAACAAAGTTACCACAGAAAGCAGCAAAACGGGcagtgacagacagaagagCAAAGATAGCAACGGTAGCAGtaaacaaaatgacacaactAGCACAAGCACAGATGATGTGGACCCTGTCAACAGTGACTCTCCAACCATCAAAATGGAAGAGGCGTCTTCCCCTGTCTCTAAGTGTCCTTCCCCCTCTCCTGGATCTCGGATGCCTGTAAACGCATTCCTGGACCCCAGCTTTTATAAGGGCAAGAAGTCCCAGGAGCAGCTCAACACTCTGAAGGACAGTTTTCAGGTCAGCCAGTTTCCAGACCAAGAGGAGGTGGACCGTCTCATTGCTCTGACTGGGCTCACAGTACGTGAGGTCCGCAAGTGGTTCAGTGACCGGCGCTACCACTTCCGCAACCTCAAAGGTTCACGCTCCAGCACAGGTGGACAGAGTAAGTCTGGCACTGCAGCGGGAGCAGGGGGCAGCGCCAACCCTGTCGATCTATCTGATAGTAGCAGCAATTCCGGTGCAAAAACTCCCCTGCACAGCTCTGCACCCCTAAGCCCATCTGCGTCACAGACtcccacctctcccaccacACCTTCCCGCCGACTCCCCAGACCTCCTTCTCCGGATTTCACTGCCATCCGCTACAAGGAGCGAGAACCTCATCAG CTAAAGGCTCTAGAGGCCAGTTTTGGCCAGGACCCTGACCCAGCAGGAGAGGAAGTGGACCGATTGCGATCTGAGACCAAGATGACCAGGAGGGAGATTCACGGTTGGTTCGCTGACAGGAGGAAGAGAATGGCagctgagaaaaagaaagaggaggcgGAGCAGGCGAtaagagacgaggaggaggggatGGAAGTTGATGGGGAGGAGAGACGGAAAGAGGACTGTTCAGGAGAACTGAAAGTCAACcctattaaaataaatctgaagaTGCTGAAGGTGACTGAAGCCAATGGCAAATCAGAGGGTGAAGGGTTGGATAGCCCGCTTCAGTCCAGCAGCACACCTGCATCCTCCCCAGGCCCCACTCCATCCTCCACCCCCAAACCACCCCAATCCTCCACCCCAACACCAAAACCATCCAACTCTCCCAAACCCATAGCCATGCGAGGTAAGAAGACAGCGGACCAGCTGCAACTGCTCAAACTAGTCTACGCACGTACCCAGTGGCCCAGCGCTACTCAGTATGATGAACTGATCTCAAGCAGTGGACTGCCCCGACCTGAGGTAGTGCGCTGGTTTGGGGACTGCCGTTACGTACAGAAGAACGGCCAGTTGAAGTGGCTGGAGGCTTACCAGACCACGGCTCTGGAAGAGGACCTCCAGAAGGGGAACACGCAGATCCTCCAGGACCACCACGACGCCCACGGCAGCGTGGAGGAGTCACAG TTGCAGGACCTGGCGCAGGCTAGTGGTTTAACAGCGGACCTGGTGCGACATTGGTTCTCCACCAAGGCGTCTTTGCCTCTGTTGgaacaaactgctgctgctcttgaGACTGAACCAAGACCAGTTGTACCAGACGCAGCAGCTGAGCAGCGAACAACAGGATCCTCCCCCCTGGAGCCGCAGCCAggaggagggacagaggagaAAATGGAGCAGTCGGTGTGTGGTGTCGCAACAGAAACGGAGGAGGCCAACACTGACGAGACTGTGAATCCTACTAAAG GAACAGATTGA
- the rab5if gene encoding GEL complex subunit OPTI, translating to MTSTLKRKEESHLQNGGVKQPTWSKAFNSTAVWEEKDEFLDVIYWLRQIIAIILGVIWGVAPLKGFLGIAIFCIINAGVLYVYFSSFQQIDEEVYGGTWELTKEGFMTSFALFLVVWIIFYTALHFD from the exons ATGACGAGCACTTTAAAGCGGAAAGAAGAAAGTCATCTGCAGAATGGGGGTGTAAAGCAGCCCACATGGAGCAAAGCCTTCAACAGTACTGCTGTTTGGGAGGAGAAG GATGAGTTTTTAGATGTGATATATTGGCTACGGCAAATTATTGCAATAATCCTTGGTGTGATCTGGGGTGTCGCACCGTTGAAAGGATTCCTGGGAATAGCGAT ATTCTGCATCATCAACGCTGGCGTCCTGTATGTATACTTCAGCAGCTTTCAGCAGATTGATGAGGAAGTTTATGGTGGCACGTGGGAACTCACCAAAGAAGGCTTCATGACATCGTTTGCTCTGTTTCTG GTGGTGTGGATAATCTTTTACACAGCTCTACATTTTGACTGA